TTCCAGGCTCAGCTGCCGTCAGGGTTTTTGGAAGACCATAAAGTGCTGTTTCGGAAGGAAGTTTTTGGTCTCCACCCAGTCCAGTCCGATGGCGGCCATCTCCCGCTTCGCTTGGGCCTCGGTCATTTTGTGCAGGCGCTTGATGCGCACGGACGGATCTTCGAGGCGGTACTCGATCAAGACGAGGCGGCCCCCCGAGCGGAGCCCTCGGGCCATGGCGGTCCCCATCTCCTGGGGGTGAGAGAACTCGTGGTAGGCGTCGACGATGAAGATGAGATCGATGCCACCCTCGGGCAGGTTCGGATCCATGACCGTGCCGAGCACCGTTTGCACGTTACGGATCTCCCGGTCCGCCTTGCGATCCTCTATGCGCTCTAGCATCTCGGGCTGGATATCAACGGCCAGCACCTGGCCATCGGGCACGCGCTCGGCGACGGGAAAGGTGAAGTACCCAGTGCCGGCGCCGATGTCGGCCACCACCGAATCCGGGTCGAGCGGCAGGGCGTCGATCAGCAGATCCGTGCGCTCCTCCTGCTCGCGCGCCGTGCGCTCCAGCCACCCGGCGCCCAAGTGGCCCATGACGTGGGAGATCTCGCGGCCGAGGTAGATCTTGCCGATGCCGTCGCGGTTGGGCGGACGCAGCTCGTAGGGGCCGTCACTGGCCGGGGCGGTGAGTTTGCTAGTCGACGCTGGCGCCTCCCCTGCGTCGGCTGAGCGCGACACGTTGCCGAGCGAGCCTATCTGCTCGCTGCACGCCGCTGCGCTTAGCAGGGTGATCAGGGCGGCGGTCTTGAGGGTGGGGCGCATGAGAGGTCCTGGCGATTCGTCGCGTTAACACTCACTAGTTCGAGTGCCACCCGCTCGTGGATGATAGATGCGCGTGGCGCTACCAACGGTCGCGCAGATCGATCAGGTGCGCCAAGAAAGCGCCCGTGAGGCACAGGGCAATCCAGCCCCAGGATGCGTCGAGGGTGCTCGCCAGCATCGCGAGGACCAGGCACGTGCCGGCCGCGAGGTTGGCCAGCGTGCCTTTCAAGTTGGTGCGAGAGCGCGGCATGGGAGAGCGTCGACTGGCTACTACGGTGAGCAGCACCGCTTCGATCGCGAGCACCGCGAGGACCAGGAGAAGAACCCCTGGCCCGCGCACAAAGGTGCCTATAAATTCCACAAGCTAATGCCGTCGCTCGCGGCGGTTAGGTGTCTGGCAGCCGCCGCTCCCGGTGGCTGCCAGAGCATCTGAGGGACCGGGCTTGATCAGTGCCCAAGGCTCGCGGTGCGAGCACCACGGCCGAGGTGGCGACCGAGGAAGCTCTCTAGGGCTTGCAGCATCTCCAGGCGCGCGTTGCCGTTGAGCAGGCTGTGGCCCCCCTTCTCGATCTCCACGAAGGTCACATCGGCCCTCGCGCGCTTGAGCGCGCCGGCCATGCCGCTGCCGTGGTCGAAGGGAACGCGGCCGTCGTCCTTAGCGTGCACGATGAGCACAGGAGAGCTGATCTTCTTGGCCTGATCGACGGGCGAGTAGTCGGAGATGTTGACGCCCTTCAGGCCGATCAGCTCGTCGATCTGCCGCAGGCCACCGCGGGAGTAGCTGTACTCGCCGCGCAGCTCCTTCAGGTCGCTGACGCCGTTGATGCTGGCCGCGCAGCGATACATCTGCGAGTTCTTGACGACCCCCATCAGTGCGGCGTAGCCGCCGTAGGACCAGCCCACGATGCAGATACGGCCACGGCTGGCGATGCCCTGCTCCACCATCCAGTTGACGCCGTCATCCAGATCGTCCTGCATTTTGCGACCCCACTCGCCGTCACCCGCGTCCTCGAAGTCTCGACCCTGGTAGAGGGAGCCGCGGAAGTTCGGCTGAAGGACTGCATAGCCGCGACTGGCCACCATCTGCACGAGGAAGTCGAAGCCCCAGGTATCTCTGCTCCAGGGCCCGCCGTGGGGCATGACTACCACGGGTAGGTTCTGGCGATCGGCACCTTTGGGAATCGTCAGGTAAGCTGTGATCTCAAGGCCGTCGCGGGCCTTGTAGGTCACCTTCTCCATCGTGGAAAGTTGCTTTGGATCTAGGTCTGGGTAGTAGCGGCCTAGGGCGAAGATCTTCGAGGCCTTTCGATCCCAGACGTAGATGGTGCCCGCGTCCACATCGCTGCGCGTGCGCACGAGCATCATGTTCTTGTCGTCGGTCCAGGACAGGATGCTCACCCTCTCATCAGGGAAAGTCGCGGAGAGCGAGTCGTACATCGCCTTCCACTTCTTGTCCGTGAGCACGAGTTCGTTGTCGCGAGCCGGTACGCCGTAGCCGATCAGTTTGCCCTCATCGAAGCGGGGGTAGATGTCGAAGTTCGGGTCTTCATGCAGGACCTCCAGGACCTTGTCATCCACGAGGTCTAGGCGGACGATCGCCGTGCGGTCACTGTTCACCGGGCCTGCGGCGATGGCGTAGCGAGGGTCATCCTCGAAGCCGTAGGGGAAGATCTCGTTCTGCAGCCACTGCGTGTCGTTGACGTCGGTCCAGTCGCCGCCGGGCGGTCGGTAGGTGGCGAGAAGGCCGCCCTGTTCGTCACGGCCGTAGCCCACGCGAACCTCGTGCGCCTGGTCAGTCGCCCATTGAGAGATGCGGAAGCCGCCCTCGCGAAGCACCTTGAATTTTCCGTTCTTCAAGGAAACCTCGCGCACCTCGAAGTCGCCGTCGAGATCTGAGTCGAGTGCGGTCATGATGTGGTCTGGATCATCCGGCATCCAATCGATGACACGGTCTTGGAACAGCGGCTCTGGGCAACGATTGGCCACACGTGTCCCCGCGCCGCAACGACTTTCGGGCATCGCCAAGCGAACCGGACGCTTGCTGTCGGAGCCGTCGCGCTTGAAGGCGAATAGGCGTGATTGCTCCAAGTCCCCGCCGCCGAGCAGCGTTAGCTGGCCGAAGAAGCGCTGCGTTTGGGTGAAGCCGTAGGACACGACGACCTGCTTGTTGTTGCCCCAGCGAAACCACTTGACGTAAGACTCGGGGGACAGGGGCAGGATCGTGGGTTTGCTCGAGTCCGTGACCGGGTGGGCGATGACCACCTGACGTCCCTGCAAAGGATAGAGGTAAGCCACCCAAGAGCCGTCCGGTGACAGTTTGATCTGCTGCAGGGAGCCGAGGGTGGCGAAAGACTCGAGCTTTGGGCCTGCTGCTAGGGCGAAGGTGGACCAAGCGGCCATCAGTACCGCGGCGACGCCAAACAAGCGACGGCGACTAGCCGTCGTCGGTGAATGATGCATTGCGTTGTTTCCCCTGTTCTTTTTCGATTTTCTCGGGGCCGCCCCACAGCGGGGAGGCCGACACGTCCGCCTCTTACCTGGGCGACTCGCGAGGCGTGAGCCTAACGCACTGGGCGCCGAGCTTCGAAACATCTGCCGCTCCGTGCCACAAGCTCCCCATGCAGGGGCTAGGCATGACCCCCTAGGCGGGGCGCATGAGTTTGTCGACGAGCAATCAGGGCGGGTCGACTGCCCCTAGGGAAGTGACCCACACGGCGGCCCTTTCGCATTTGTCCTTGCGGGACACCATTGCGCCAGGCCGTTAAGGTATCGTGGCGACCCGAATCCGCACGGCCCGAGAGAGGCACTCCGTGGAACGCGAGACCGAGAACGCCGTTCGCCGCGAGGCACTGGTCACCCTGCAGTCGCACATCCTCGCGGAGGAGGAACGCGCGCCGGTGGAGACCACCGGCACCTTATCCTGGATCATGTCGGCCATCTCCATCTCAGCGAAGATCATCGCCAGTCACCTGCGTCGCGCGCGCCTCGAGGACGTGCTGGGGGAAGCAGGTGAGGAGAACGTGCAAGGCGAGAAGCAACAGAAGCTGGACGTGATCGCCAACGAGACCCTGATCGCAATCCTCCGCGGCCGATCCGGTGTCGCCGCCATCGGCAGCGAGGAGGATGAAGAGCTGATTTTGGTCGACTCGACCGGGCGCCGCGGCCTGCGCCGCTACGCCGTCCTCTTCGACCCCTTGGACGGCTCTAGCAATATCGACATCGGTGGATCCACCGGCACGATCTTCTCGATCCTTCGCGTGGACGAGAACACCCCGGCGCTGCAGCCCGGCACGGCGCAGGTGGCGGCGGGCTACGTCCTCTATGGTTCGTCCACCATCATGGTGAGCAGTACGGGCAACGGCGTGAGCATGTTCGTGCTGGACCCCAACGTAGGCGCTTTCATGCGCGTGGCGGAGCACCTGCGCATTCCCGACCGAGGCAAGAGCTACTCGGTCAACGAGGCCAACGCCGACAGCTTCCCCCCGCAGTACGCGCGATTCCTCACCCGCTGTCGGCAGGCGGGATACTCCAGTCGCTACGTCGGCGCGATGGTGGCCGACGTGCACCGAGTGCTGCTCCAAGGCGGGGTCTTTCTCTATCCCCCCACGGCCAAGGCCCCGGCGGGCAAGCTGCGGCTCATGTACGAGTGCAACCCCCTGGCGTTCCTGATCACCCAGGCCGGGGGCATGGCGACGACCGGAGAAGGCGACATCCTGAGCGTGCCGCCCACTGAATTGCATCAGCGCGTACCGATCGTTCTCGGCAGCCCCGAGGACGTGAAGGCCTTCCTCGACAGCTAGACCTGCGAAATCGGGGCGCGCAACCGGGCGCCGATTTGCCTACAATGCCGCACCGCCGCGAACCGGCGCCCAGCCCTAGGGCCGGGCGGGCGCGTGCGTGCCTCCCAACTCCCACTTGCTACCTACGGTGTTCCCCGTGATCGACCGCCTTCGCAACATTGCCATCATCGCTCACGTCGACCACGGCAAGACCACCCTCGTGGATCAGCTCCTACGCCAGTCAGGTACCCTCGATTCGCGCAAGGACACGGGCGATCGGGTGATGGACTCGAACGACCTCGAGCGCGAGCGCGGCATCACGATCCTGTCCAAGAACACGGCGATCAACTGGGGCAACTACCGCATCAACATCGTCGACACCCCGGGCCACGCCGATTTTGGCGGCGAGGTGGAGCGCGTCCTGTCCATGGTCGACGGCGTGCTGCTGCTGGTAGACGCGGTCGACGGCCCCATGCCGCAGACCCGCTTCGTCACCCAGAAGGCCTTTGCGCACGGCTTCTCACCCATTGTGGTGGTGAACAAGATCGACCGCGACGGCGCTCGGCCTGACTGGGTGATCGATCAAACCTTTGATCTCTTCGACCGCCTCGGCGCGAGCGACGAGCAGCTCGACTTCCCCATCGTCTACACCTCTGCCATCAACGGCATCTCCGGCCACGCGCCGGAGGACATGAGCGCAGACATGGAAGTGCTGTTCCAGACCATCGTCGATCGCTGCCCGCCCCCGCCAGTCGACCCGGACGGCCCCTTCCAGCTGCAGATCAGCGTGCTCGACTACTCCCAGTACGTGGGCGCCATCGGCATCGGGCGAATCGCTCGCGGTACCTTGAAGCGCAATGATCCGGTGACGGTGATCGACGACGACGGCAATCGCCGCAACGAGCGGGTGGGGCAGATCCTCGGCTTCATCGGTTTGGAACGGCACGAAGTACAGAGCGCCGGAGCCGGTGACATCGTCGCGGTGGCGGGTATCGAGGCGCCGCAGGTGTCCGAGACGCTCTGCAGTCCGGAGGCGGTGCAGGCCCTCTCGCCCCTATCGGTGGACGAACCCACGATTCGCATGACCTTCGAGGCCAACACCTCGCCCTTCGCCGCCCGCGAAGGCAAGTACGTGACCTCACGGCAGGTTCGCGATCGGCTCATGCGCGAGGCCTCCTACAACGTGGCCCTGCGCGTGGAGGACACGGAAGATCCGGAGAAGCTCCAGGTCTGCGGACGCGGAGAGCTGCACCTGGCCGTGCTCCTCGAGACCATGCGTCGAGAGGGCTACGAGATTGCCGTCTCCCCGCCCCAGGTGGTGGTCAAGGAGGTGGATGGGCAGCGCCAGGAGCCCTTCGAGCAGCTTACGGTGGATATCGAGGAAGCGCACCAGGGCGCCGTGATGGAAGGTTTAGGCGAACGCGGCGGTGAACTGTCGAATATGATGCCGGACGGCAAGGGTCGGGTGCGCCTGGACTACATGATTCCTGCCCGCGGACTGATCGGCTTTCAAACCGAGTTCCGCACGCTCACCTCGGGGACAGGTTTGCTTTATCACGTCTTCGATCACTACGGACCCGTACGCGACCGCGAGATTGCGCGCCGCGCAAACGGCGTGCTCATCGCCAACTCGAGCGGGAAGGCCTTGGCTTACGCGCTTGCCAACCTGCAGGAGCGTGGGCGCCTGTTCATTGGTCCTGGCGATGAGATCTATGAAGGCCAGATCGTGGGCATCCACACCCGCGATAACGATCTTGTGGTGAACCCGATGAAGGCGAAGCAGCTCACCAACGTGCGGGCCGCTGGCAAGGACGAGAACATCCTGCTCACCCCGGCCCTGCGCATGACCTTGGAGCAGGCGATGGAATTCATCGCCGAAGACGAACTAGTGGAGATCACGCCGCAGAGCCTGCGCGTACGTAAGCGGCTGCTCAAGGAGCACGAGCGCAAGCGCGCCTCGCGCTGAGCGGACGGTCTCGGGCGAATCCGCGCCCGGCGGGATCGCGTCGCCACGTTATGTGGCGAGTGGGACCAAATGACTGCGAAGAAGTTCCCGGTGCCATCGTTCGATGGGCCGGGCTGTGAAGTGTGACACAGCCCTCAGACGACACTTTGGCACACTGCAAAATGTCAACGTGATTGTCGGCGGATAAGATCCGCCACTTAAGGGACTAGACTTCACGCTACCACTTCAGACAGTTACAAAGGGCCCACGCCATGGCGTCACCCACACCGATCGACGAGGCCAGTCGCCTGCGCACGCTGCGCGCGCTTAACATCCTCGACACGCCCCGCGAGCGGCGCTACGACCGTTTCGTTTCCATCGCTACCCGCTTGTTCAATGCGCCCATCGCCGTGGTGAGCTTCATCGACGGTGACCGTCAATGGTTCAAGGCCGCCGCCGGTCTGGACGCTC
The DNA window shown above is from Pseudomonadota bacterium and carries:
- a CDS encoding class I SAM-dependent methyltransferase; translated protein: MRPTLKTAALITLLSAAACSEQIGSLGNVSRSADAGEAPASTSKLTAPASDGPYELRPPNRDGIGKIYLGREISHVMGHLGAGWLERTAREQEERTDLLIDALPLDPDSVVADIGAGTGYFTFPVAERVPDGQVLAVDIQPEMLERIEDRKADREIRNVQTVLGTVMDPNLPEGGIDLIFIVDAYHEFSHPQEMGTAMARGLRSGGRLVLIEYRLEDPSVRIKRLHKMTEAQAKREMAAIGLDWVETKNFLPKQHFMVFQKP
- the typA gene encoding translational GTPase TypA yields the protein MIDRLRNIAIIAHVDHGKTTLVDQLLRQSGTLDSRKDTGDRVMDSNDLERERGITILSKNTAINWGNYRINIVDTPGHADFGGEVERVLSMVDGVLLLVDAVDGPMPQTRFVTQKAFAHGFSPIVVVNKIDRDGARPDWVIDQTFDLFDRLGASDEQLDFPIVYTSAINGISGHAPEDMSADMEVLFQTIVDRCPPPPVDPDGPFQLQISVLDYSQYVGAIGIGRIARGTLKRNDPVTVIDDDGNRRNERVGQILGFIGLERHEVQSAGAGDIVAVAGIEAPQVSETLCSPEAVQALSPLSVDEPTIRMTFEANTSPFAAREGKYVTSRQVRDRLMREASYNVALRVEDTEDPEKLQVCGRGELHLAVLLETMRREGYEIAVSPPQVVVKEVDGQRQEPFEQLTVDIEEAHQGAVMEGLGERGGELSNMMPDGKGRVRLDYMIPARGLIGFQTEFRTLTSGTGLLYHVFDHYGPVRDREIARRANGVLIANSSGKALAYALANLQERGRLFIGPGDEIYEGQIVGIHTRDNDLVVNPMKAKQLTNVRAAGKDENILLTPALRMTLEQAMEFIAEDELVEITPQSLRVRKRLLKEHERKRASR
- the fbp gene encoding class 1 fructose-bisphosphatase; translation: MERETENAVRREALVTLQSHILAEEERAPVETTGTLSWIMSAISISAKIIASHLRRARLEDVLGEAGEENVQGEKQQKLDVIANETLIAILRGRSGVAAIGSEEDEELILVDSTGRRGLRRYAVLFDPLDGSSNIDIGGSTGTIFSILRVDENTPALQPGTAQVAAGYVLYGSSTIMVSSTGNGVSMFVLDPNVGAFMRVAEHLRIPDRGKSYSVNEANADSFPPQYARFLTRCRQAGYSSRYVGAMVADVHRVLLQGGVFLYPPTAKAPAGKLRLMYECNPLAFLITQAGGMATTGEGDILSVPPTELHQRVPIVLGSPEDVKAFLDS
- a CDS encoding S9 family peptidase — protein: MHHSPTTASRRRLFGVAAVLMAAWSTFALAAGPKLESFATLGSLQQIKLSPDGSWVAYLYPLQGRQVVIAHPVTDSSKPTILPLSPESYVKWFRWGNNKQVVVSYGFTQTQRFFGQLTLLGGGDLEQSRLFAFKRDGSDSKRPVRLAMPESRCGAGTRVANRCPEPLFQDRVIDWMPDDPDHIMTALDSDLDGDFEVREVSLKNGKFKVLREGGFRISQWATDQAHEVRVGYGRDEQGGLLATYRPPGGDWTDVNDTQWLQNEIFPYGFEDDPRYAIAAGPVNSDRTAIVRLDLVDDKVLEVLHEDPNFDIYPRFDEGKLIGYGVPARDNELVLTDKKWKAMYDSLSATFPDERVSILSWTDDKNMMLVRTRSDVDAGTIYVWDRKASKIFALGRYYPDLDPKQLSTMEKVTYKARDGLEITAYLTIPKGADRQNLPVVVMPHGGPWSRDTWGFDFLVQMVASRGYAVLQPNFRGSLYQGRDFEDAGDGEWGRKMQDDLDDGVNWMVEQGIASRGRICIVGWSYGGYAALMGVVKNSQMYRCAASINGVSDLKELRGEYSYSRGGLRQIDELIGLKGVNISDYSPVDQAKKISSPVLIVHAKDDGRVPFDHGSGMAGALKRARADVTFVEIEKGGHSLLNGNARLEMLQALESFLGRHLGRGARTASLGH